Part of the Procambarus clarkii isolate CNS0578487 chromosome 79, FALCON_Pclarkii_2.0, whole genome shotgun sequence genome, tgataaaatacagtagactgcctactggttttacctgtaataagtgtttgtttgtttgttaaaaACTgtagtaagtgttgctgaatttttttagccttgtacatatgtcttttgattagtttttttgcagatgaaggaaggtggggtggcacataattgattgttcagtgttatgtttaaggtacaaataaaacaaaagcaaaagttactcaaattcgttgatttttgtaatagttaagaaggaaaatattttaatgctatttatttaatacagttggaaattagaaaatctaatgttgagattgaaagatatatattattctctattaccttacagcttatgcattattttaacaggtccagacgctgtctcaaatgggcggtgcaagctgtggagacacagtgagacgaatgatgaggaggatagggacctatggggtctggtctcagtattcactcgttgggcgcaagaggaaacgtgtcttcaaaaccttggatatttgtaatgtaataataagtacgtaaatttgacatttttttggattatatatatgtctgcatgtattatgtattatacttgcatgcttgttaatgacttgtattctagtcttgtgggtatctcctttctcctacgggccaaatgctttgttcttacctagcattttgctttgtttgggtatgaatgtttgtgtaccttcattgtatattttgcaaaatttgccatatatctcattactcctctgcctagcaacaagtctgtctaattatactcaataactatttttcaaagttccccatagtgtcctttattgaaatagagttcatgaaccgtttcaatatccttattttcttctagattatatcttaaagtatatttaaatgttattgtgacattgcattgcaattgagctgcgttgttaaccattctgttcatttcatgagtatattttattttctattttttcatatcattttttttatctgtttttatttttcagtgatgggaatatcagatcatttgatgttcccatcagaaaattgggaaagtcagatcttttgatgttcccaattttcagatggaagcatcagaccatcatggaatgcatgggatgaggtagtttagaatggtggggaggacgacaggggggatggtggggaagacgagggaacagagagggtaatggtggggaggacgaggggacaggggaatggagaatgctggggaggacaaaggggacgaggggacggaggaagactggagaacaggggaacacctaaataaaagccaacaatgttattactctgtggcttcttgtctcctgacaaaaagaattataattatatatattaattaattcttataactttccagaagcctgtatcaacacccacactaatgcaactgaaagagatgttgagacaagtattgctgatatgttgaagaacgccccaaacaaactcggtggaaacagatacaaggtaaagtttgccaatttgctgtagtctaattcaatctctttttagtaatctttgtgaacatttatgctatgaataagataaaataatgtaattgattttgactaaatatgtagatatatttaattttctgagcactaataatgaaagaaaaccaaaataagaggtggctactatctctaataatgggctggaataatacaggatataataatatatatatatatataaatatatatacatatatttatatatatatatatttatttatataaatatatatatgatatatatattctattctattagtctattctattctatagttttatatagattcttgttttagtttttttctataatatggaaagggtttttaattaataaattaaatattatataataaaataatgtattattgaaaacaattagtaacaaacaatatttcattacagggtggtgaagcaagaatacatgtgcatcacatagcagagtcggatatgacgaataatgaaaacagcggagagcctggtgcatggcataccgctgaatcttctctaatgtctatatagaagaatctttgtttctgtgtgtatatatgtatatatatcattaataaaatatatatatatatatatataacctatatatatatatatatatatatatatata contains:
- the LOC138357684 gene encoding uncharacterized protein, which encodes MLKNAPNKLGGNRYKVQTLSQMGGASCGDTVRRMMRRIGTYGVWSQYSLVGRKRKRVFKTLDICNVIIKACINTHTNATERDVETSIADMLKNAPNKLGGNRYKGGEARIHVHHIAESDMTNNENSGEPGAWHTAESSLMSI